One segment of Synechococcus sp. A15-24 DNA contains the following:
- a CDS encoding ABC transporter transmembrane domain-containing protein has translation MEHPPLDHFAADLIQADEQQVSALFVPLGDSLAQEQVPLSSVVLVVEGSLRVFGRDASGQEFTLRRVLPGEWWGGVSVLNGLAAAGCRTSADSKILVVPAVVWERWWRDDRRLGEWLSKHSQREDLYSALRSLLVQRELQDLSLAELLDKLQPIYLFSEVLNLDDLNRLVERHPQMSWFPQFPELCFPDLGPPSFRGFNVSQLRDALDNSSRGLRLVGIPVAQLQTLFEAPKKPRPADKLADAVLVEQPVWQNPDGSELLTLAMQQDQGPVTLNRKALQVKPVFGSTPVEQGLALLQMVCEVLQLPFRRDVVDRMLNGMVGDRTSPSLENLGQIADALGLTAVMMQVPASHLNRVSLPALVETVDGVLLLAGDSGYCLRLIDPREGERLISATELQDQQPTYRLITLSRRVDSATKRFDISYFFPFLRRYKSSLILVFVASIFINIFGLAQPLIIQQIIDKVIGQQNFSTLYFLGVMLIGVSILSNVLNLIRTFLFTDTTNRIDIATSGNILTHLFRLPLNYFDKRPVGEISTRVGELGNIRGFLTGTALTLILDVIFGFVYLFVCISYSGLLTAVALGVVPLYLALVYIIAPVIKKQLRIAAEANAAASALMVEALNGMQTVKAQHAETTIRWRWQQRYARFVSSNFRTTIIGSTAGSIGAFFNEVGGLAVLWVGAYLVLQGDLTIGQLIAFRIISGNVVGPVIRLAQTWQTVQGLQISVERLADVVDAEPEQPLDARPIALPPINGKIEFDQVDFRFNEHAPLVVKQVSFTIEPGQFIGIVGQSGSGKSTIMKLLPRMYKAASGTIRIDDYDISKVDIDSLRQQIGIVPQDSMLFDGTIRENIALNSPDSTDEDIIYAAKVACAHAFIMDLPNGYDSRVGERGSALSGGQRQRVAIARSILARPRLLILDEATSALDYLTERTVCENLRRELKNDTVFFITHRLGTIRNADNILLMDSGLLQETGSHAELLKKRGLYYALYRQQDASVN, from the coding sequence ATGGAGCACCCGCCGCTTGACCACTTTGCGGCGGATTTGATACAGGCTGATGAACAGCAGGTTTCTGCATTGTTCGTGCCTTTAGGTGACTCTCTTGCTCAAGAACAAGTTCCCCTGTCCTCCGTGGTATTGGTTGTTGAGGGATCCCTCCGCGTCTTTGGTCGAGATGCGTCTGGTCAGGAATTTACATTGCGACGTGTTTTACCTGGGGAATGGTGGGGTGGTGTAAGTGTCTTAAATGGTCTTGCTGCTGCTGGATGTAGAACCAGCGCAGATTCAAAAATTTTAGTTGTACCTGCTGTGGTTTGGGAACGCTGGTGGCGGGACGATCGTCGCTTGGGTGAATGGCTTTCAAAACATTCGCAGCGTGAAGATCTTTATTCTGCCCTTAGGTCGCTTTTGGTTCAACGTGAATTGCAGGATCTGAGTCTTGCTGAACTTCTTGATAAACTCCAGCCAATATATCTTTTTTCAGAGGTTTTAAACTTAGATGATCTAAATCGTCTTGTCGAGCGTCATCCTCAGATGAGTTGGTTCCCTCAGTTTCCTGAATTATGTTTCCCTGATTTAGGTCCACCGAGTTTTCGCGGTTTCAATGTTTCACAACTGCGAGATGCTTTGGATAACTCATCTCGAGGGTTACGTCTCGTTGGTATTCCTGTAGCTCAGCTACAGACCCTCTTTGAAGCACCCAAGAAGCCTCGGCCTGCTGATAAATTAGCTGATGCGGTCCTCGTAGAGCAGCCAGTCTGGCAAAATCCTGATGGGTCTGAATTATTGACCCTGGCCATGCAGCAGGACCAGGGACCAGTAACTCTTAATCGCAAAGCTCTCCAGGTCAAGCCGGTTTTTGGTTCTACCCCAGTGGAGCAGGGTTTGGCATTGCTTCAGATGGTTTGCGAGGTCCTTCAGCTGCCCTTTCGGCGTGATGTTGTTGATCGGATGCTGAATGGCATGGTGGGAGACCGCACCAGTCCGTCATTGGAAAACCTGGGTCAAATAGCTGACGCTTTAGGTCTCACGGCAGTCATGATGCAAGTTCCTGCCTCGCATCTCAATCGTGTGAGTTTGCCTGCATTGGTAGAGACCGTTGATGGAGTTCTTCTGCTTGCTGGTGATTCGGGTTATTGTCTGCGTTTGATCGACCCTCGGGAGGGTGAGAGACTCATCAGCGCAACTGAATTGCAAGACCAACAGCCGACATACCGTCTGATAACTCTCTCCCGTCGTGTTGATTCTGCGACGAAGCGCTTTGATATAAGCTATTTCTTCCCCTTTTTACGGCGATACAAGAGTTCCCTTATATTGGTTTTTGTAGCCTCAATATTTATCAATATCTTTGGCCTTGCCCAGCCTTTAATTATTCAGCAGATTATCGACAAAGTGATTGGCCAGCAAAATTTTAGCACACTATATTTTCTTGGAGTGATGCTTATTGGAGTCAGCATTCTGTCAAACGTTCTTAATCTTATTCGCACATTTTTATTCACCGATACGACTAATCGTATTGATATTGCGACTTCTGGTAATATTTTGACTCATTTGTTCCGTTTACCTCTTAATTATTTTGATAAGCGGCCTGTTGGCGAAATTTCTACAAGAGTTGGAGAGTTAGGAAATATTCGCGGTTTTTTGACCGGTACTGCGCTGACTCTTATCCTGGATGTAATATTCGGTTTTGTTTATCTTTTTGTTTGCATTTCCTATAGTGGTTTGCTAACTGCTGTGGCTCTAGGTGTTGTTCCCCTTTACCTTGCACTTGTTTATATTATCGCGCCAGTTATTAAAAAGCAGCTTCGGATTGCCGCTGAGGCTAACGCCGCTGCAAGCGCCCTCATGGTTGAGGCGCTTAATGGAATGCAAACCGTAAAAGCTCAACATGCTGAGACGACCATCAGATGGCGTTGGCAGCAACGCTACGCACGTTTTGTTTCCAGTAACTTTCGAACCACAATTATTGGCTCCACAGCAGGTTCCATTGGTGCTTTTTTCAACGAAGTTGGCGGTCTTGCCGTTCTCTGGGTTGGTGCCTATCTGGTTTTGCAAGGGGATTTGACCATAGGCCAATTGATCGCTTTTCGAATAATCAGTGGAAACGTTGTTGGTCCTGTTATTCGTCTTGCTCAAACATGGCAGACAGTTCAGGGTCTTCAGATTTCTGTAGAACGTTTGGCTGATGTTGTAGATGCAGAACCCGAGCAACCTCTGGACGCACGTCCAATTGCTCTTCCACCGATCAACGGAAAAATCGAGTTTGACCAAGTAGATTTCCGTTTTAACGAACATGCTCCACTTGTCGTCAAACAAGTCTCATTTACAATTGAACCTGGTCAGTTTATTGGAATTGTTGGCCAAAGTGGCAGCGGAAAAAGTACAATTATGAAGTTATTGCCAAGAATGTATAAAGCTGCTTCCGGCACAATTCGGATCGACGATTATGATATTTCTAAAGTAGATATTGATTCTTTGCGTCAGCAGATCGGAATTGTTCCTCAGGATTCAATGTTGTTCGATGGGACAATACGCGAGAACATAGCTCTCAACTCTCCGGATTCAACAGACGAAGATATTATTTATGCAGCCAAGGTCGCTTGTGCTCATGCTTTTATAATGGATCTTCCGAACGGATATGACTCTCGTGTGGGTGAGCGTGGATCCGCTCTCTCTGGCGGACAACGGCAAAGAGTGGCGATTGCTCGGTCAATCCTGGCACGACCGCGTTTGTTGATTCTTGACGAAGCCACGAGTGCATTGGACTATTTGACGGAACGCACTGTCTGTGAGAATCTGCGTCGTGAATTGAAAAATGATACTGTATTCTTTATAACTCATCGACTTGGTACAATCCGTAATGCTGACAATATCCTCTTAATGGATAGCGGCCTTCTTCAGGAAACTGGCTCTCATGCTGAGCTTCTAAAGAAACGAGGCTTGTATTATGCCCTTTATCGCCAGCAAGATGCCTCCGTCAACTGA
- a CDS encoding tetratricopeptide repeat-containing glycosyltransferase family protein, whose protein sequence is MELFHAGEPLQAIEAAQELLTASSLDNDQAAEMHHLIGACFHQLGQNDDALKYLLLASRLNPLNPTYYNTYGVVLRKSGRLEAAVRSYEFALKYEHNFADCFYNRGNALAELKRKDEAALEFKQCLRLNPTHNNAHHNLANIYRDQNHIDLALDHYRISNECQPYNPDMHCNWGLALQLKEQWGDAIDQFEIAINQKSDHAPSYVNLGSALSVQERFDEACSALRKGVEIDDSCHDAKFNLGLTLLTIGQMDEGWKFYETRLHLPDKVITPFPGIPVWDGSVNLDSPLMVWAEQGYGDNIQFVRYIPILMEMGLDVVLSTRKPLMSLFRECLSPSAPPIVEHRRQDLNGFHHHIPLLSLPRVLGTRLDTVPLMPGYLKRPERIPDHLQISRPPFALNIGLVWASGVDNKEMYADKSLRLELLLPLFDRWRKERLVCIHSLQVGQDASQLAPWKDEWGVYDWNDKLSSFLDTACVISQLDLVVSVDTAVAHVAGALDKPVWVLLQHNADFRWMRGRTDSPWYSSMSLFRQKSLGDWSSALESLQERLVHLLGP, encoded by the coding sequence TTGGAACTGTTTCACGCTGGTGAACCGCTGCAGGCCATTGAAGCTGCGCAGGAGCTTTTAACGGCCTCTTCATTGGATAATGACCAAGCTGCCGAGATGCATCACCTTATCGGTGCATGTTTTCACCAGCTTGGTCAGAACGATGATGCATTGAAATACCTGCTTTTGGCGTCCAGACTTAATCCTTTAAATCCCACGTATTATAATACCTATGGTGTTGTTCTTCGTAAGTCCGGTCGTCTTGAAGCTGCTGTACGCTCCTACGAGTTTGCTTTAAAATATGAACACAACTTTGCTGATTGTTTTTACAACCGTGGTAATGCCTTAGCAGAACTTAAGCGCAAGGATGAAGCTGCCCTCGAGTTTAAACAGTGTCTCCGCTTGAATCCAACCCACAATAATGCCCACCATAATCTCGCAAATATATATCGTGATCAGAACCATATCGATTTAGCCCTCGATCATTATAGGATTTCGAATGAATGTCAGCCCTACAACCCCGATATGCATTGCAATTGGGGGCTTGCTTTGCAGCTTAAAGAGCAATGGGGGGACGCGATTGATCAGTTTGAAATAGCGATTAACCAAAAGAGCGACCATGCGCCGTCCTACGTCAATCTTGGCAGTGCACTCTCAGTCCAGGAGCGTTTCGACGAAGCATGTTCTGCGTTACGCAAGGGTGTTGAAATTGATGATTCTTGTCATGATGCAAAGTTTAATCTTGGACTAACACTTCTTACAATTGGCCAGATGGATGAAGGTTGGAAGTTTTACGAAACACGCCTCCATCTTCCTGATAAGGTAATCACTCCTTTCCCGGGTATTCCGGTTTGGGATGGCTCAGTTAATCTGGATAGTCCACTAATGGTGTGGGCTGAACAGGGCTATGGCGATAATATTCAATTTGTGAGGTATATACCAATATTAATGGAGATGGGGCTTGACGTTGTTTTGTCAACGCGAAAACCTTTGATGTCTTTATTTAGAGAGTGTTTATCTCCCTCGGCTCCTCCAATTGTTGAACATCGACGTCAGGATCTTAATGGTTTTCATCATCATATTCCATTGCTGAGCCTTCCGCGTGTTCTTGGTACTCGTCTCGATACTGTTCCATTGATGCCTGGCTATCTAAAACGTCCGGAACGGATCCCTGATCATTTGCAAATATCTCGACCCCCATTTGCCTTAAATATCGGTCTTGTCTGGGCTTCTGGCGTTGATAACAAGGAGATGTATGCAGACAAGAGCTTGCGACTGGAGCTTTTGTTGCCTCTATTCGATCGTTGGCGTAAGGAGCGCTTGGTCTGTATTCATTCTCTGCAAGTTGGTCAAGATGCCTCACAGCTCGCACCTTGGAAGGACGAATGGGGCGTTTACGATTGGAATGATAAGCTTTCGTCATTCTTAGACACCGCCTGTGTCATTTCCCAACTGGACCTTGTTGTTTCTGTCGATACCGCAGTAGCGCATGTTGCTGGTGCGCTTGATAAACCAGTTTGGGTATTACTCCAACATAATGCTGATTTCCGCTGGATGCGCGGTCGTACTGACTCTCCTTGGTATAGTTCGATGAGTCTTTTCCGCCAGAAATCACTTGGTGATTGGTCATCGGCCCTTGAGAGTTTACAAGAACGTCTTGTTCATCTTCTTGGCCCATGA
- a CDS encoding glycosyltransferase: MDRGHEVKAICSHGKPIYDKIETYRYEYKQKECSGIHQLTKEVDEWIHRSELAAEQANLLKGKDWAPDIILGHPGWGETLLLKRIYPSSALVLWPELWLRPTQLGQTDASMTLQQWHYLQNKNSLVELSLSQAQTAMLPTQFQADSFPKRLQNKINVLHEGVEETMFQNQRINRLTLTPELTLGEDTPVVTYISRNLEPMRGFPTFMRSLVRLQALNKRVHIVIVGGDGVSYSSASDDGRSWKDILLHELEGQIDLTRIHFFPRIPHEQLIKLYLRSDLHVYLSSAFVLSWSLIEIMACGTPVIGNNNAMIKELIKPGITGALYQGDEKGLGEAIHKLLKQPKKLRAWGKNSKEYIQKHYALSNTIDKLEELLKPLAAIF, translated from the coding sequence GTGGACAGAGGCCACGAAGTAAAAGCGATTTGCAGCCACGGAAAACCCATTTATGACAAGATTGAAACGTATAGATACGAGTATAAACAAAAGGAATGTTCCGGGATTCATCAACTAACAAAGGAAGTCGACGAATGGATTCATCGAAGTGAGCTAGCTGCAGAACAAGCTAATCTACTCAAGGGGAAAGACTGGGCTCCCGATATCATTTTGGGGCATCCAGGATGGGGTGAGACCTTACTATTAAAAAGAATATATCCAAGCAGTGCTCTAGTTCTCTGGCCAGAACTATGGCTTAGACCTACACAATTAGGACAAACAGATGCATCAATGACCCTACAGCAATGGCATTATCTTCAAAACAAAAATAGTTTAGTTGAATTGTCTTTAAGCCAAGCGCAAACCGCGATGTTACCAACACAATTTCAAGCCGATAGTTTTCCCAAAAGACTTCAGAATAAGATAAACGTATTACATGAGGGAGTAGAAGAGACAATGTTTCAGAATCAAAGAATCAATCGCTTAACACTTACACCAGAATTAACGTTGGGTGAAGATACACCTGTTGTGACCTACATCAGCAGAAATCTTGAGCCGATGCGTGGTTTCCCTACGTTCATGAGATCTTTAGTTAGGCTACAAGCCTTGAATAAAAGAGTGCACATCGTCATTGTTGGAGGTGATGGAGTCAGTTATTCTAGTGCATCAGATGATGGGAGAAGCTGGAAAGACATCTTATTGCATGAGCTTGAAGGACAAATAGATCTGACACGTATACATTTCTTCCCTCGAATACCCCATGAACAGCTGATCAAGTTGTATTTGAGAAGTGACTTACATGTCTACCTTTCGAGCGCGTTCGTGCTGAGCTGGAGCCTGATCGAAATCATGGCATGTGGAACACCCGTGATCGGAAATAACAATGCAATGATCAAAGAATTGATCAAACCCGGAATCACCGGAGCCCTTTATCAAGGGGATGAAAAAGGCCTTGGAGAGGCCATTCATAAACTCCTGAAACAGCCGAAAAAACTTCGGGCATGGGGTAAAAATTCAAAGGAATATATTCAAAAACATTATGCGTTGAGCAACACAATTGACAAACTTGAGGAGCTACTCAAGCCACTTGCAGCTATCTTCTAA
- a CDS encoding peptidylprolyl isomerase produces the protein MNDFPFDDRTWHLLVRSSRTRILIESWIEEQICKSVSLEKDVESSLVASFASSKWMDEADDVSYAATRMARLQRFKRSRFLPKVEEYFTRTRSARDQLIFSMLRCRNSSRLQELALAIREGELELSAAAIRWSEGPESARGGRIGPVLASNVGHPELTKRLLVAVEGRLIGPFDLGDTNVLIRLDKRLPARLTHDMEGQLIDELYQEWISAQIGLVEEGGTIDLIEYLPD, from the coding sequence ATGAATGATTTTCCGTTCGATGACCGTACTTGGCATTTACTTGTCCGTTCTAGTAGAACTCGTATATTAATCGAGTCATGGATTGAGGAGCAAATCTGCAAGAGTGTTTCGCTTGAAAAAGATGTTGAAAGTTCTCTCGTTGCCTCTTTCGCATCTTCTAAGTGGATGGACGAGGCTGATGATGTCTCATATGCTGCAACCCGTATGGCTCGGCTTCAGCGCTTTAAGCGCTCCCGTTTCCTTCCCAAGGTCGAAGAGTATTTCACGCGTACACGCTCAGCTAGAGATCAATTAATCTTTTCAATGCTCCGTTGTCGCAATTCCTCTCGTCTTCAAGAATTAGCTCTAGCGATTCGAGAAGGTGAATTAGAGCTTTCGGCAGCTGCGATCCGTTGGTCAGAGGGTCCAGAAAGTGCCCGTGGTGGCAGAATCGGTCCTGTTTTGGCATCGAATGTTGGCCATCCTGAGTTAACGAAGCGCTTACTCGTGGCCGTTGAGGGCCGTTTAATCGGCCCGTTTGATCTTGGCGACACAAATGTTCTTATTCGACTTGACAAAAGGCTTCCAGCTCGGCTAACCCATGACATGGAAGGCCAATTGATCGACGAACTTTATCAGGAGTGGATCAGTGCTCAAATTGGCCTAGTTGAAGAGGGTGGGACAATAGACCTGATTGAGTACCTTCCAGATTGA
- a CDS encoding tetratricopeptide repeat protein, which yields MEGHAQGQELFNQACYWHQQQQLDKAEQLYRQAVEADQGLVDGYRNLGALLRQLGRPEEGLVFQRKAVELKPDDPGLQGNLGNVLRDLGHLTESRTAFEKAVSLAPEMSGPHLGLAITLNAMHEHEVVIEKIGSFLETFPTSGNEKDASQLLLELGNACQQVGNVEDALCYWAKSQELVDDDNNLAVVLNTAQVLCGQRDYLKAEKLLHPLLKTHHEHPNLLYALGVISKGKGDLEKAYDFFQKALEQDPDYAICLNTLGLMLREHGHIHKAKDCFERALKSSPEFGAAMNNLGSVLKDITCYQDALYWLRRGAKQLGENAAAHSNVLFTLVGYELEPAKERFEEAKKYGQLFSTAPYERWRDRVLWPDQHRKLKIGLISPDFCRHAVSYFIEPLLEQWSGQHLEITLYAAGEVRDDYSERLKCKADHWRDIQSADDESVIQQIIQDEIDILVDLAGHTAGNRLPVLAHKPAPIQATYLGYYGTTGLETVDYWITDDTVHAENEKIDQYSTETIWKLNRGYMSYRPLDEAPDVSPLPLAKKQTAMLGSFNQSRKITQETAENWMAVLQMIPTAHLYLKSKNLGEEQEAKRIKKLFERLGLAPERLHLHGHSPNVQAHLEQYKNLDLALDTFPYTGCTTTADALWMGVPVLTVAGQSMVSRQAAAVLNAAGHSEWICNSRNELCNKAVELLSDSEKLAQTRQHLRGDLRKSQLLDHADMAKELEKTFRIWWRKLIQNEGLSRLTGSQASSWPLRHNIEPVARFSPLKRQSK from the coding sequence ATGGAGGGACACGCACAAGGTCAGGAGCTGTTTAATCAGGCGTGCTACTGGCACCAGCAACAGCAGCTTGACAAGGCTGAACAGCTTTACCGACAGGCAGTCGAGGCAGATCAAGGCCTTGTTGATGGCTATCGGAATCTAGGGGCCTTACTCAGGCAGCTAGGACGACCAGAAGAGGGCTTGGTCTTCCAGAGAAAAGCTGTGGAACTAAAGCCAGACGACCCCGGGCTCCAAGGAAATTTGGGAAACGTGCTTAGAGACCTAGGCCATTTAACTGAATCGCGCACGGCCTTTGAAAAAGCGGTGAGCCTTGCGCCCGAGATGAGTGGTCCTCACCTCGGGCTTGCCATAACGTTGAATGCAATGCATGAACATGAAGTTGTAATTGAAAAGATAGGTAGTTTTCTTGAAACATTTCCGACTTCTGGCAACGAGAAGGACGCATCTCAACTACTGCTTGAACTTGGGAATGCCTGCCAACAAGTTGGAAACGTTGAAGATGCCCTATGCTACTGGGCAAAAAGCCAAGAACTCGTAGATGACGACAATAATCTAGCCGTGGTACTGAATACCGCTCAAGTACTTTGTGGACAACGAGATTATTTAAAAGCCGAAAAGCTACTTCACCCGTTACTGAAGACCCATCACGAACACCCGAATCTATTGTACGCATTAGGCGTAATCAGCAAAGGGAAAGGAGATTTAGAAAAAGCCTATGATTTCTTCCAAAAGGCATTGGAGCAAGATCCTGACTATGCCATTTGTCTTAATACACTTGGACTAATGTTGAGAGAACATGGACATATTCATAAAGCGAAGGACTGTTTTGAACGTGCACTCAAGTCATCACCAGAATTTGGAGCTGCTATGAACAACCTTGGATCCGTACTAAAGGACATAACCTGCTATCAAGATGCGCTCTATTGGCTCAGAAGAGGTGCGAAACAACTGGGCGAGAATGCTGCTGCACATTCCAATGTACTATTTACACTCGTGGGCTATGAACTTGAACCAGCTAAAGAACGGTTCGAAGAGGCCAAAAAATATGGGCAGTTGTTCAGTACTGCACCATACGAGCGCTGGCGGGATCGTGTTCTCTGGCCAGACCAACATCGCAAATTGAAGATTGGATTAATTTCACCCGATTTTTGCAGACATGCCGTCAGCTATTTTATCGAGCCGCTGCTTGAACAATGGTCAGGACAACATTTAGAAATCACTTTATACGCAGCTGGAGAGGTAAGAGATGACTATAGTGAAAGATTAAAATGTAAGGCAGACCATTGGCGCGATATACAATCTGCCGACGATGAAAGTGTCATCCAACAAATCATTCAAGACGAAATTGACATTCTTGTTGACCTTGCTGGTCACACAGCAGGAAACCGCCTTCCCGTACTAGCCCATAAGCCTGCCCCGATCCAAGCAACCTATCTCGGTTATTACGGAACAACGGGTCTGGAAACAGTTGATTATTGGATAACAGATGATACCGTGCATGCCGAAAATGAAAAGATTGATCAATACAGCACGGAAACAATCTGGAAACTTAATAGAGGCTACATGAGCTATCGCCCTTTGGATGAGGCCCCAGATGTAAGCCCACTGCCATTGGCCAAAAAACAGACTGCAATGTTAGGCAGCTTCAATCAGAGTCGTAAAATAACCCAGGAAACAGCCGAAAATTGGATGGCTGTGCTTCAAATGATTCCTACAGCTCATTTGTATTTAAAGTCTAAAAATCTTGGAGAAGAGCAAGAAGCTAAAAGAATCAAAAAGTTGTTTGAACGACTCGGACTTGCTCCAGAACGTCTGCATCTTCATGGCCATAGCCCAAACGTGCAAGCCCATCTTGAGCAATACAAAAATCTAGATCTGGCATTGGATACATTCCCTTATACAGGATGTACAACAACTGCCGATGCGCTGTGGATGGGTGTACCTGTACTGACGGTTGCAGGACAATCCATGGTCAGTCGCCAAGCGGCAGCCGTTCTGAATGCCGCAGGGCATTCAGAGTGGATCTGCAATAGTCGAAATGAATTATGCAATAAGGCAGTTGAACTCCTGTCGGACAGTGAAAAACTAGCTCAGACACGACAACATTTACGTGGCGATCTGCGCAAGAGCCAACTGCTGGACCATGCCGACATGGCTAAAGAACTGGAAAAGACATTTCGAATATGGTGGCGAAAGCTCATACAAAATGAAGGTTTATCACGGCTGACAGGTAGTCAAGCTTCATCCTGGCCTCTTCGACACAATATCGAGCCTGTTGCACGTTTCTCACCACTAAAGAGACAAAGCAAGTGA